From a region of the Hippopotamus amphibius kiboko isolate mHipAmp2 chromosome 3, mHipAmp2.hap2, whole genome shotgun sequence genome:
- the NUF2 gene encoding kinetochore protein Nuf2 isoform X2: MIYMRALQIVYGIRLEHFYMMPVNSEVMYPHIMEGFLPVSNLFIHLDSFLPICRVNDFEIADILYPKAKRTSRFLSGIINFIHFREACRETYMEFLWQYKSSVDKMQQLNTAHQEALMKLERLDSVPVEEQAEFKQLSDDIQELQQSLNHEFRQKTIVLQEGNSQKKSDISEKTRRLNELKLSVVSLKEVQENLKTKIVDSPEKLKNYKEKMKDTVQKLKNSRQEVMEKYEIYRDSVDCLPSCQLEVQLYQKKIQDLADNREKLTTILKESLNLEDQIESDESELKKLKTEENSFKRLLIVKKEKLATAQFRINKKHEDVKEYKRTVIADCNKVQEKRGAVYERVTTINQEIQKIKFGIQQLKDAAEREKLKSQEIFLSLKAALEKYHEGIEKATEDCHAKIDEKTAELKKKMFRVST, translated from the exons ATGATCTACATGAGAGCTTTACAGATAGTATATGGAATTCGACTGGAGCATTTTTACATG ATGCCCGTGAACTCTGAAGTCATGTATCCACATATAATGGAGGGCTTCTTACCAGTCagcaatttgtttattcattt GGACTCATTTCTGCCCATCTGTCGGGTGAATGACTTTGAGATTGCTGATATTCTATATCCAA AGGCAAAACGGACAAGTCGGTTTTTAAGTGGCATTATCAACTTTATTCACTTCAGAGAAGCATGCCGTGAGACATATATGGAGTTCCTTTGGCAATAT AAATCTTCTGTGGACAAAATGCAGCAGTTAAATACTGCACACCAGGAGGCACTAATGAAACTGGAGAGACTTGA TTCTGTTCCAGTTGAAGAGCAAGCAGAGTTCAAGCAGCTTTCAGATGATATTCAGGAACTGCAGCAATCGCTGAATCACGAATTTCGTCAGAAAACG ATAgtactgcaagagggaaattcaCAAAAGAAGTCAGATATTTCAGAAAAAACCAGGCGTTTg AATGAACTAAAATTGTCAGTGGTGTCTTTGAAAGAAGTACaagagaatttgaaaacaaaaattgtagATTCTCCAGAGAAGctcaaaaattataaagaaaaaatgaaagatacagTCCAGAAGCTTAAAAATTCCAGa cAAGAAGTGATGGAAAAGTATGAAATCTATCGAGACTCTGTTGACTGCCTGCCTTCATGTCAGCTGGAGGTGCAGCtatatcaaaagaaaatacaggacCTTGCAGATAACAGGGAAAAATTAACCACTATCTTAAAGGAG AGCCTGAACTTGGAGGACCAAATTGAGAGTGATGAGTCAGAATTGAAGAAATTGAAGACTGAAGAAAATTCCTTTAAAAGACTGTtgattgtgaagaaggaaaaacttGCCACAGCACAGTTCAGAATAAATAAGAAGCATGAGGATGTCAAGGAGTACAAACGCACAGTGATTGC agATTGCAATAAAGTTCAAGAGAAAAGAGGTGCCGTCTATGAGCGAGTAACCACAATTAATCAAGaaatccaaaaaattaaatttggaatTCAGCAGCTAAAAGATGCTGCTGAAAGGGAGAAACTGAAGTCTCAA GAGATATTTCTCAGCTTGAAAGCTGCTTTGGAGAAATACCATGAAGGCATTGAAAAGGCAACAGAGGACTGTCATGCtaaaatagatgagaaaacagctgAATTGAAGAAGAAGATGTTCAGAGTGTCAACCTGA
- the NUF2 gene encoding kinetochore protein Nuf2 isoform X1 — protein sequence METLSFPRYNVAEIVVHIRNKILTGADGKNLSKNDLSPNPKPEVLHMIYMRALQIVYGIRLEHFYMMPVNSEVMYPHIMEGFLPVSNLFIHLDSFLPICRVNDFEIADILYPKAKRTSRFLSGIINFIHFREACRETYMEFLWQYKSSVDKMQQLNTAHQEALMKLERLDSVPVEEQAEFKQLSDDIQELQQSLNHEFRQKTIVLQEGNSQKKSDISEKTRRLNELKLSVVSLKEVQENLKTKIVDSPEKLKNYKEKMKDTVQKLKNSRQEVMEKYEIYRDSVDCLPSCQLEVQLYQKKIQDLADNREKLTTILKESLNLEDQIESDESELKKLKTEENSFKRLLIVKKEKLATAQFRINKKHEDVKEYKRTVIADCNKVQEKRGAVYERVTTINQEIQKIKFGIQQLKDAAEREKLKSQEIFLSLKAALEKYHEGIEKATEDCHAKIDEKTAELKKKMFRVST from the exons ATGGAAACTTTGTCTTTCCCCAGATATAATGTAGCTGAAATTGTGGTTCATATTCGAAACAAAATCTTAACAGGAGCTGATGGTAAAAACCTGTCCAAGAATGATCTTTCTCCAAATCCCAAG ccTGAAGTCTTGCATATGATCTACATGAGAGCTTTACAGATAGTATATGGAATTCGACTGGAGCATTTTTACATG ATGCCCGTGAACTCTGAAGTCATGTATCCACATATAATGGAGGGCTTCTTACCAGTCagcaatttgtttattcattt GGACTCATTTCTGCCCATCTGTCGGGTGAATGACTTTGAGATTGCTGATATTCTATATCCAA AGGCAAAACGGACAAGTCGGTTTTTAAGTGGCATTATCAACTTTATTCACTTCAGAGAAGCATGCCGTGAGACATATATGGAGTTCCTTTGGCAATAT AAATCTTCTGTGGACAAAATGCAGCAGTTAAATACTGCACACCAGGAGGCACTAATGAAACTGGAGAGACTTGA TTCTGTTCCAGTTGAAGAGCAAGCAGAGTTCAAGCAGCTTTCAGATGATATTCAGGAACTGCAGCAATCGCTGAATCACGAATTTCGTCAGAAAACG ATAgtactgcaagagggaaattcaCAAAAGAAGTCAGATATTTCAGAAAAAACCAGGCGTTTg AATGAACTAAAATTGTCAGTGGTGTCTTTGAAAGAAGTACaagagaatttgaaaacaaaaattgtagATTCTCCAGAGAAGctcaaaaattataaagaaaaaatgaaagatacagTCCAGAAGCTTAAAAATTCCAGa cAAGAAGTGATGGAAAAGTATGAAATCTATCGAGACTCTGTTGACTGCCTGCCTTCATGTCAGCTGGAGGTGCAGCtatatcaaaagaaaatacaggacCTTGCAGATAACAGGGAAAAATTAACCACTATCTTAAAGGAG AGCCTGAACTTGGAGGACCAAATTGAGAGTGATGAGTCAGAATTGAAGAAATTGAAGACTGAAGAAAATTCCTTTAAAAGACTGTtgattgtgaagaaggaaaaacttGCCACAGCACAGTTCAGAATAAATAAGAAGCATGAGGATGTCAAGGAGTACAAACGCACAGTGATTGC agATTGCAATAAAGTTCAAGAGAAAAGAGGTGCCGTCTATGAGCGAGTAACCACAATTAATCAAGaaatccaaaaaattaaatttggaatTCAGCAGCTAAAAGATGCTGCTGAAAGGGAGAAACTGAAGTCTCAA GAGATATTTCTCAGCTTGAAAGCTGCTTTGGAGAAATACCATGAAGGCATTGAAAAGGCAACAGAGGACTGTCATGCtaaaatagatgagaaaacagctgAATTGAAGAAGAAGATGTTCAGAGTGTCAACCTGA